From one Rhodovulum sp. ES.010 genomic stretch:
- a CDS encoding helix-turn-helix domain-containing protein has protein sequence MMPPETEFDLAAFLPYQLTARPRPRARDFQDIYRAAYGMRRTEWRVLFNLGRDGPMTATQLGRLAHTHKTKVSRAVRGAAGLPSATCRAQGGRGAGPPALGDLIRPQGRLHIE, from the coding sequence ATGATGCCGCCTGAAACGGAGTTCGACCTGGCCGCGTTCCTGCCCTATCAACTAACCGCGCGGCCGAGGCCGCGAGCGCGGGATTTTCAGGACATCTACCGCGCCGCGTACGGGATGCGCCGAACGGAATGGCGCGTGCTGTTCAACCTCGGGCGCGATGGGCCGATGACGGCGACGCAGCTCGGGCGGCTGGCGCACACGCACAAGACAAAGGTGTCGCGGGCCGTGCGCGGTGCTGCGGGCCTGCCTTCTGCGACTTGCCGGGCCCAAGGCGGGCGAGGGGCGGGCCCGCCGGCCCTCGGAGACCTGATTCGGCCGCAAGGGCGGTTACATATAGAATAA
- the hmgA gene encoding homogentisate 1,2-dioxygenase, whose amino-acid sequence MVDDRARISGLVQAHTPVGTHPGYMPGFGNDFETEALPGALPQGMNSPQKCAYGLYGEQLSGTAFTAPSHQNERTWCYRIRPSVKHSGRFRKIEMPYWKSAPHVLPDVVSLGQYRWDPVPHFDAPLSFVSGMRTMTTAGDVTTQTGMAAHVYLVTASMEDEYFYSADSELLVVPQEGRLRFCTELGVIDLEPKEIALIPRGLVYRVELDEGPARGFVCENYGQKFELPGRGPIGANCMANRRDFKTPVAAFEDREVPSRMIVKWGGQFHACEIPHSPLDVVAWHGNYAPCKYDLRNYCPIGAILFDHPDPSIFTVLTAPSGVPGTTNIDFVLFRERWMVMEDTFRPPWYHKNVMSELMGNIYGRYDAKPQGFVPGGMSLHNCMLPHGPDREAFEKATNAELAPQKLDNTMSFMFETRFPQQLTEFAAREAPLQDDYIDCWKDLEKKFDGTPEGK is encoded by the coding sequence ATGGTGGACGACCGCGCGCGCATCTCCGGGCTGGTGCAGGCCCACACGCCCGTCGGGACGCATCCGGGCTACATGCCGGGCTTCGGCAACGATTTCGAGACCGAGGCGCTGCCGGGCGCTCTGCCCCAGGGGATGAACAGCCCGCAGAAATGCGCCTACGGGCTTTATGGCGAACAGCTTTCGGGTACCGCCTTCACCGCGCCGAGCCACCAGAACGAACGCACCTGGTGCTATCGCATCCGGCCCTCGGTCAAGCATTCGGGCCGGTTCCGGAAGATCGAGATGCCCTACTGGAAGTCGGCGCCGCATGTCCTGCCCGACGTGGTCAGCCTGGGCCAGTACCGCTGGGACCCGGTGCCGCATTTCGATGCGCCGCTGAGCTTCGTGAGCGGCATGCGCACGATGACCACGGCGGGCGACGTGACCACTCAGACCGGGATGGCCGCGCATGTCTACCTGGTCACCGCGTCGATGGAGGACGAATATTTCTACTCCGCCGACAGCGAGCTTCTGGTCGTGCCGCAGGAGGGGCGGCTGCGCTTCTGCACCGAGCTGGGGGTGATCGACCTGGAGCCCAAGGAGATCGCGCTGATCCCGCGCGGGCTGGTCTACCGGGTGGAATTGGACGAAGGCCCCGCCCGCGGCTTCGTCTGCGAGAATTACGGGCAGAAGTTCGAGCTGCCGGGCCGCGGGCCCATCGGCGCCAACTGCATGGCGAACCGGCGCGATTTCAAGACGCCGGTCGCCGCCTTCGAGGACCGCGAGGTGCCAAGCCGGATGATCGTGAAATGGGGCGGGCAGTTCCACGCATGCGAGATCCCTCATTCGCCCCTCGACGTGGTCGCCTGGCACGGCAATTACGCGCCCTGCAAATACGATCTGCGCAATTACTGCCCGATCGGTGCGATCCTGTTCGACCATCCCGACCCGTCGATCTTCACCGTGCTGACCGCGCCCTCGGGCGTGCCGGGAACCACGAATATCGACTTCGTGCTGTTCCGCGAGCGCTGGATGGTGATGGAGGACACGTTCCGCCCGCCATGGTACCACAAGAACGTCATGTCCGAGCTGATGGGCAACATCTACGGCCGGTACGACGCGAAGCCGCAGGGTTTCGTGCCGGGCGGCATGAGCCTGCACAACTGCATGCTGCCGCACGGGCCGGACCGCGAGGCGTTCGAGAAGGCGACGAATGCGGAGCTGGCGCCACAGAAGCTCGACAACACCATGTCCTTCATGTTCGAGACCCGTTTTCCGCAGCAGCTGACGGAATTCGCGGCGCGCGAGGCGCCCCTGCAGGACGACTATATCGACTGCTGGAAGGACCTCGAAAAGAAGTTCGACGGCACGCCGGAGGGCAAGTGA
- a CDS encoding fumarylacetoacetate hydrolase family protein, giving the protein MKLATLNDGTPDGRLVAVSDDLTTQRACTDHTFQAALDHDRLVPAYEERPFDARLCAAPLPRAYQFLDGSAYVNHVALVRRARGAEMPGRFWTDPLMYQGASDGFLGPTDDIVGDPAWGMDFEAEVAVITGYVPRGASPDQAAGAIRYVMLLNDISLRALIPEELSKGFGFVQSKPHSACAPVAVKVATCPGWRDGRLHGTLCVDLNGAPFGRVEAGEDMTFDFPTLIAHAARTRSLGPGTVVGSGTVSNRGADGGPGAPVAEGGRGYACLAEQRMVETIREGAARTPFLQPGDRVRIWMDDADGRPIFGAIDQEVRGT; this is encoded by the coding sequence GTGAAACTCGCCACGCTGAACGACGGCACGCCGGACGGGCGGCTGGTGGCGGTCTCGGACGACCTGACCACCCAGCGCGCCTGCACCGACCATACGTTCCAGGCCGCGCTCGACCATGACCGGCTGGTGCCGGCCTACGAAGAGCGGCCGTTCGACGCCCGGCTCTGCGCCGCCCCCCTGCCGCGTGCCTACCAGTTCCTCGACGGCTCGGCCTATGTGAACCACGTCGCGCTTGTCCGGCGGGCGCGCGGGGCCGAAATGCCCGGGCGGTTCTGGACCGACCCGCTGATGTACCAGGGCGCGTCCGACGGGTTCCTGGGCCCCACCGACGACATCGTGGGCGACCCCGCCTGGGGCATGGATTTCGAGGCGGAGGTGGCGGTGATCACCGGATATGTGCCCCGCGGCGCGAGCCCCGACCAGGCGGCCGGGGCGATCCGCTACGTTATGCTGCTGAACGACATCTCGCTGCGCGCCCTGATCCCGGAAGAACTATCAAAGGGGTTCGGCTTCGTGCAGTCGAAACCGCACTCGGCCTGCGCCCCCGTCGCGGTCAAGGTCGCGACCTGCCCCGGCTGGCGCGACGGCCGGCTGCACGGAACGCTTTGCGTCGATCTGAACGGCGCGCCCTTCGGCCGGGTCGAGGCCGGCGAGGACATGACCTTCGACTTCCCGACGCTGATCGCGCATGCCGCGAGGACCCGGTCCCTCGGTCCGGGCACCGTTGTCGGCTCGGGCACAGTTTCGAACCGGGGTGCCGACGGGGGCCCCGGTGCGCCGGTGGCCGAGGGCGGCCGGGGCTATGCCTGCCTCGCCGAACAGCGCATGGTGGAGACGATCCGTGAGGGCGCGGCGCGCACGCCGTTCCTGCAGCCCGGCGACCGGGTGCGCATCTGGATGGACGACGCGGACGGTCGGCCGATCTTCGGCGCGATCGACCAGGAAGTGAGGGGAACATGA
- a CDS encoding MBL fold metallo-hydrolase, whose amino-acid sequence MSKAFASAGDLAEKTVSFTEVGDGLWAFTAEGDPNTGVIIGEDSVMVVDAQATPRLAGKVVDEIRRVTDKPISHVVLTHYHAVRVLGASAYGARDIVMSAAARAMVVERGQEDWDSEFARFPRLFEGHESIPGLTWPTLTFSDRMTIYLGRRRVDLAFLGRAHTAGDIVAFVPDANVMFTGDIVEYHSACYCGDAHLTEWPATLEAIRAYDLDAIAPGRGDALVGRAMVEKALDNTADFVASTYRSVARVAQGGGTLKDAMAACRATCDPKFGDYAIYEHCLPFNVARAYDEALWIDTPRIWTAERDREMWDALQG is encoded by the coding sequence ATGAGCAAGGCATTCGCGTCCGCGGGCGATCTCGCGGAAAAGACGGTGAGCTTCACCGAGGTGGGCGACGGGCTCTGGGCCTTCACCGCCGAGGGCGACCCGAATACCGGCGTCATCATCGGCGAGGACAGCGTGATGGTGGTCGATGCCCAGGCCACGCCCCGGCTGGCGGGCAAGGTGGTGGACGAGATCCGCCGCGTGACCGACAAGCCGATCAGCCATGTGGTTCTCACGCATTACCATGCGGTGCGGGTGCTGGGCGCCTCGGCCTATGGCGCGCGCGACATCGTGATGAGCGCGGCGGCCCGCGCCATGGTGGTCGAGCGCGGGCAGGAAGACTGGGACAGCGAATTCGCGCGCTTCCCGCGGCTCTTCGAGGGGCATGAGAGCATCCCGGGCCTGACCTGGCCAACGCTGACCTTCTCCGACCGGATGACCATCTACCTCGGGCGCCGGCGTGTGGACCTGGCCTTCCTCGGCCGCGCCCATACCGCGGGCGACATCGTCGCCTTCGTGCCCGACGCCAACGTGATGTTCACCGGCGACATCGTGGAATACCATTCGGCCTGCTATTGCGGCGACGCCCACCTGACCGAGTGGCCCGCGACGCTGGAGGCGATCCGCGCCTACGACCTCGACGCGATCGCGCCGGGCCGCGGCGATGCCCTGGTCGGCCGTGCGATGGTCGAGAAGGCGCTGGACAACACCGCCGATTTCGTCGCCTCGACCTACCGCTCGGTCGCCCGCGTCGCCCAGGGCGGCGGCACGCTGAAAGACGCGATGGCGGCCTGTCGCGCCACCTGCGACCCGAAATTCGGCGACTACGCAATCTACGAGCACTGCCTGCCTTTCAACGTCGCCCGCGCCTATGACGAGGCGCTGTGGATCGACACGCCGCGGATCTGGACCGCGGAGCGCGACCGCGAGATGTGGGATGCGCTGCAGGGCTAG
- the cobC gene encoding alpha-ribazole phosphatase family protein, translating into MGLILLRHTAPDVAPGTCYGRLDLAPGPDFAAEAAEIITRLPLVTRLLTSPLRRCRSLAEEIGRARGLTVEIEPRLIEIDFGAWEGLPWDAVPRSELDAWAADFWQARSHGGESVGQFTARVAGFLAEQGAASDWLAVTHAGIMRATLHLLGRDETWKSRFAYGETLRLSPAELSALAQPGGRATA; encoded by the coding sequence ATGGGTCTGATCCTCCTGCGCCACACCGCGCCGGACGTCGCGCCGGGCACCTGCTATGGCCGGCTCGACCTCGCGCCCGGCCCCGATTTCGCGGCCGAGGCGGCGGAAATCATCACGCGTCTGCCGCTGGTGACGCGGCTCCTGACCAGCCCGCTTCGGCGCTGCCGGTCCCTGGCCGAGGAAATCGGCCGGGCACGGGGCCTGACGGTCGAGATCGAGCCCCGCCTGATCGAGATCGATTTCGGCGCGTGGGAGGGGCTGCCCTGGGACGCGGTGCCGCGCAGCGAACTCGACGCCTGGGCCGCGGATTTCTGGCAGGCCCGGTCGCATGGCGGCGAAAGCGTGGGCCAGTTCACCGCGCGCGTGGCGGGTTTCCTCGCCGAGCAGGGTGCGGCCAGCGACTGGCTGGCCGTTACCCATGCCGGGATCATGCGCGCCACCCTGCACCTGCTGGGCCGGGACGAGACGTGGAAAAGCCGCTTCGCCTATGGCGAGACGCTCCGCCTCTCCCCCGCCGAGCTGTCGGCGCTCGCCCAGCCCGGTGGCCGGGCGACGGCCTAG
- the cobS gene encoding adenosylcobinamide-GDP ribazoletransferase translates to MDASDRSDRRPRHGLVAGLAEETRLALLAVQFLTRVPVPAADIFTPERMSRAVRYFPLVGLALGAVLGAVLALGSAVFPPVVAALLAVALGVRLTGALHEDGLADLADGLGGADTRERALEIMRDSRIGSYGTLALGLVMALKVAALAHMGVAVGAWALVAAHGLSRVASLILMLRLPYAREEGKAGFASPGAGRGPALIAAGTVVLALLAVAATAGAGAAVSAAIATAAVTAWMGTMLVRRLAGHTGDALGAVQQLSETAVLLAVLAWV, encoded by the coding sequence ATGGACGCAAGCGATCGATCCGACCGGCGGCCGCGACACGGCCTCGTCGCAGGGTTGGCCGAGGAAACGCGGCTGGCCCTTCTCGCGGTGCAGTTCCTGACGCGCGTGCCGGTGCCCGCGGCGGACATCTTCACCCCCGAGCGGATGTCCCGCGCGGTGCGCTACTTCCCGCTGGTGGGCCTGGCGCTCGGCGCGGTTCTGGGGGCGGTGCTGGCGCTTGGCTCCGCGGTCTTTCCGCCGGTGGTGGCCGCGCTGCTGGCGGTGGCGCTTGGCGTGCGGCTGACCGGTGCGCTGCACGAGGACGGGCTGGCCGATCTCGCCGACGGCCTGGGCGGTGCCGACACCCGCGAGCGCGCGCTCGAGATCATGCGCGACAGCCGGATCGGCAGCTACGGGACATTGGCGCTGGGTCTGGTGATGGCCCTCAAGGTTGCCGCGCTTGCGCATATGGGCGTGGCCGTCGGCGCGTGGGCGCTTGTGGCCGCGCACGGGCTCAGCCGGGTCGCCTCGCTCATCCTGATGCTGCGGCTGCCCTACGCGCGCGAAGAGGGCAAGGCGGGCTTCGCGTCGCCCGGCGCCGGGCGCGGGCCGGCGCTCATCGCCGCCGGGACCGTGGTGCTCGCCCTCCTGGCGGTCGCGGCGACGGCGGGGGCCGGGGCCGCGGTGAGCGCGGCGATCGCCACGGCGGCGGTGACCGCCTGGATGGGGACGATGCTTGTGCGGCGCCTTGCAGGGCACACCGGCGACGCGCTGGGTGCGGTCCAGCAACTGAGCGAGACGGCGGTCTTGCTGGCCGTTCTGGCATGGGTCTGA
- the metH gene encoding methionine synthase produces MSDNSVRPAPLPLSPVFDAIRATARERILILDGAMGTQIQLLGLSEEEYAGCACHPPKGKPQKGNNDLLNLTRPDTVEDIHYRYAMAGADIVETNTFSSTTIAQADYGLEDKVFDLNEAGARLARKAMGRAEAEDGRRRFVAGALGPTNRTASISPDVNDPGFRAVTFDQLKDAYAEQARGLIAGGSDLILIETIFDTLNAKAAIFACEEVFAEHGTRLPVMVSGTITDLSGRTLSGQTPTAFWHSVRHGKPLTVGLNCALGADAMRPHLAELSGVADTLICAYPNAGLPNEMGEYDQSPEEMAALVAGFAEEGLVNVVGGCCGSTYDHIAAIAEAVKGHAPRAIPEIAPRMRLSGLEPFTLTDEIPFVNVGERTNVTGSARFRKLVKERDYATALEVARDQVENGAQIIDVNMDEGLIDSAQAMVDFLNLVAAEPDIARVPVMIDSSKWEVIEAGLKCVQGKPVVNSISLKEGEEAFLEQARLCRAYGAAVVVMAFDEDGQADTADRKVEICARAYKLLTEETDFPPEDIIFDPNIFAVATGIAEHDNYGVDFIQATRRIRQDCPHVHVSGGVSNLSFSFRGNEPVREAMHAVFLFHAIKAGMDMGIVNAGQLAVYDSLDAKLREACEDVVLNRRSDATERLLDLAEGYRGQGGGKTREKDLSWREWPVGKRLEHALVNGITEYIEEDTEEARQAAERPLHVIEGPLMAGMNVVGDLFGAGKMFLPQVVKSARVMKQAVAVLLPYMEVEKDGKQEAAGKVLMATVKGDVHDIGKNIVGVVLACNNYEIIDLGVMVPAEKILATAREENVDVIGLSGLITPSLDEMVHVAAEMEREGFDIPLLIGGATTSRVHTAVKISPSYTRNQAIHVTDASRAVGVVSSLLSEGQRAGYVEGIRAEYRDIAEKHARGNAAKARLPLARARANALALDWSGYTAPEPGFLGTRTLDDWDLAELARYIDWTPFFHAWELRGTFPKLLDDSAKGEAARALYDDAQKMLVRILDEGWFRPRAVLGFWRANAVGDDIRLYRDAARTRPVATLHTLRQQTTKREGVPNIALADFVAPEGTVGDYVGGFAVTAGAEEHEIAKRFEDAHDDYGAIMVKALADRFAEALAERLHEMVRKEFWCYAPDEDYTPEQLIAEPYPGIRPAPGYPAQPDHTEKRTLFDLLDAEAATGIGLTESMAMWPSASVSGLYLAHPDARYFGVGKVEADQVADYAERKGMEIAEAERWLAPVLNYTPDGNAPGIAAQ; encoded by the coding sequence ATGTCCGACAATTCCGTTCGCCCCGCCCCGCTGCCGCTTTCCCCGGTATTCGACGCGATCCGTGCCACCGCGCGCGAGCGCATTCTCATCCTGGACGGCGCGATGGGCACGCAGATCCAGTTGCTCGGGCTGTCCGAGGAGGAATACGCAGGCTGTGCCTGCCACCCGCCCAAGGGCAAGCCGCAGAAGGGGAACAACGACCTTCTGAACCTGACCCGGCCCGACACGGTCGAGGATATCCATTACCGCTACGCCATGGCGGGCGCCGATATCGTCGAAACGAACACGTTTTCATCCACCACGATCGCCCAGGCCGATTACGGGCTGGAGGACAAGGTGTTCGACCTGAACGAGGCGGGCGCGCGCCTTGCGCGCAAGGCGATGGGCCGCGCCGAGGCCGAGGACGGGCGGCGCCGTTTCGTCGCGGGCGCCCTGGGGCCGACGAACCGCACCGCCTCGATCAGCCCCGACGTAAACGATCCGGGGTTCCGGGCCGTCACGTTCGACCAGTTGAAGGACGCCTACGCCGAGCAGGCGCGCGGCCTGATCGCGGGCGGCTCCGACCTGATCCTGATCGAGACGATCTTCGACACGCTGAACGCCAAGGCCGCGATCTTCGCCTGCGAGGAAGTGTTCGCCGAACACGGAACCCGCCTGCCGGTGATGGTCTCGGGCACGATCACCGACCTGTCCGGCCGCACGCTCTCGGGCCAGACGCCGACGGCGTTCTGGCACTCGGTCCGGCACGGCAAGCCGCTGACGGTGGGGCTCAACTGCGCGCTCGGCGCGGACGCCATGCGCCCGCACCTGGCCGAGTTGTCCGGCGTCGCCGACACGCTGATATGCGCCTACCCGAACGCCGGGCTGCCCAACGAGATGGGCGAATACGACCAGAGCCCCGAGGAAATGGCGGCGCTGGTCGCCGGCTTCGCCGAAGAGGGGCTGGTGAACGTGGTCGGCGGCTGCTGCGGGTCGACCTATGACCATATCGCGGCGATCGCCGAGGCCGTGAAGGGACACGCGCCGCGGGCGATCCCCGAGATCGCCCCGCGGATGCGCCTGTCGGGGCTGGAACCCTTCACCCTGACCGACGAGATCCCGTTCGTGAACGTGGGCGAGCGGACGAACGTCACCGGCTCGGCCCGGTTCCGCAAGCTGGTCAAGGAGCGCGACTACGCCACCGCGCTGGAGGTCGCGCGCGACCAGGTGGAGAACGGCGCCCAGATCATCGACGTGAACATGGACGAGGGGCTGATCGATTCGGCGCAAGCGATGGTCGATTTCCTGAACCTCGTCGCCGCCGAACCCGATATCGCGCGGGTGCCGGTGATGATCGACAGTTCCAAATGGGAGGTGATCGAGGCGGGCCTCAAATGCGTGCAGGGCAAACCGGTCGTGAACTCGATCTCGCTGAAGGAGGGCGAGGAGGCGTTCCTGGAACAGGCGCGGCTCTGCCGGGCCTATGGCGCGGCGGTCGTAGTGATGGCCTTCGACGAGGACGGCCAGGCCGACACCGCCGACCGCAAGGTCGAGATCTGCGCCCGCGCCTACAAGTTGCTCACCGAAGAGACGGATTTCCCGCCCGAGGACATCATCTTCGACCCCAACATCTTCGCGGTGGCCACCGGCATCGCCGAGCACGACAATTACGGCGTCGACTTCATCCAGGCCACGCGCCGCATCCGGCAAGACTGCCCCCATGTGCATGTCTCGGGCGGCGTATCGAACCTCTCGTTCAGCTTCCGCGGCAACGAACCCGTGCGCGAGGCGATGCACGCGGTCTTCCTCTTCCACGCCATCAAGGCGGGCATGGACATGGGCATCGTCAATGCCGGGCAGCTCGCCGTCTACGATTCCCTGGACGCCAAGTTGCGCGAGGCCTGCGAGGACGTGGTGCTGAACCGCCGCAGCGACGCGACCGAGCGGCTGCTCGACCTGGCCGAGGGCTATCGCGGCCAAGGCGGGGGCAAGACCCGCGAAAAGGACCTGAGCTGGCGCGAATGGCCGGTGGGAAAGCGGCTGGAACACGCGCTGGTCAACGGGATCACCGAATATATCGAGGAAGACACCGAAGAAGCGCGGCAGGCCGCGGAGCGCCCCCTGCACGTGATCGAGGGCCCGCTGATGGCGGGGATGAACGTCGTGGGCGACCTGTTCGGCGCGGGCAAGATGTTCCTGCCGCAGGTGGTGAAATCGGCCCGCGTGATGAAACAGGCGGTCGCCGTGCTGCTGCCCTACATGGAGGTCGAGAAGGACGGCAAGCAGGAGGCCGCCGGCAAGGTGCTGATGGCCACCGTCAAGGGCGACGTGCACGATATCGGCAAGAACATCGTCGGCGTCGTGCTGGCCTGCAACAACTACGAGATCATCGACCTCGGCGTGATGGTGCCCGCCGAAAAGATCCTGGCCACCGCGCGCGAGGAGAATGTCGACGTGATCGGCCTTTCGGGCCTCATCACGCCCTCTCTGGACGAGATGGTGCATGTCGCCGCCGAGATGGAGCGCGAGGGCTTCGACATTCCGCTGCTGATCGGCGGGGCCACGACCAGCCGGGTACACACGGCCGTCAAGATTTCGCCCTCGTACACGCGCAACCAGGCAATTCACGTGACCGACGCCAGCCGCGCGGTGGGCGTGGTCTCGTCGCTGCTGAGCGAGGGTCAGCGCGCGGGCTATGTCGAGGGCATCCGCGCGGAATACCGCGACATCGCCGAGAAACACGCCCGGGGGAACGCCGCGAAGGCGCGCCTGCCGCTTGCGCGGGCACGGGCCAACGCCCTGGCGCTTGACTGGTCGGGCTACACGGCGCCGGAGCCGGGGTTCCTGGGCACGCGCACGCTCGACGACTGGGATCTGGCCGAACTGGCCCGCTATATCGACTGGACGCCGTTCTTCCATGCCTGGGAGCTGCGCGGCACCTTCCCCAAGCTGCTCGACGATTCCGCGAAGGGCGAGGCCGCGCGCGCCCTCTATGACGACGCGCAGAAGATGCTGGTGCGCATCCTCGACGAGGGCTGGTTCCGCCCGCGCGCGGTGCTGGGTTTCTGGCGCGCGAACGCGGTCGGCGACGACATCCGGCTCTATCGCGACGCCGCGCGCACGCGCCCGGTTGCCACGCTCCACACTCTGCGCCAGCAGACCACCAAGCGCGAGGGCGTGCCGAACATCGCGCTGGCCGATTTCGTCGCCCCCGAGGGCACCGTTGGCGACTACGTGGGGGGATTTGCCGTCACCGCGGGTGCCGAGGAACACGAGATCGCCAAGCGGTTCGAGGACGCCCACGACGATTACGGCGCGATCATGGTGAAGGCGCTGGCCGACCGCTTTGCGGAGGCGCTGGCCGAGCGGCTGCACGAGATGGTGCGCAAGGAGTTCTGGTGCTATGCGCCCGACGAGGATTACACCCCCGAACAGTTGATCGCGGAACCCTATCCGGGCATCCGCCCCGCGCCCGGCTACCCCGCGCAGCCCGACCACACCGAAAAGCGCACCCTGTTCGATCTGCTCGATGCCGAGGCCGCGACCGGCATCGGGCTGACCGAAAGCATGGCGATGTGGCCCTCCGCATCGGTTTCGGGTCTCTACCTCGCCCATCCCGACGCCCGGTATTTCGGCGTCGGCAAGGTCGAGGCCGACCAAGTCGCCGATTATGCCGAGCGCAAGGGGATGGAGATCGCCGAAGCCGAACGCTGGCTGGCGCCCGTGCTGAACTACACGCCCGACGGCAACGCGCCGGGCATCGCCGCGCAATAA
- a CDS encoding thioredoxin family protein, translated as MRAFITALIAAWLALAGDARADGSPVVVELFTSQGCSSCPPADALIAELSKREDVIPLALHVDYWDYIGWKDIFADPAHTRRQKAYARAAGSRSIYTPQMVVGGQDHVVGYRPMDLAQLIEAHRGLSSPVTLTLERDGDTVTVRARSEQTFEEDVVLQIVRYEPSEEVEIKHGENAGKTLHYSNIVEVWNAVARWDGAKPLVMTLKTKDEEPIVAIIQRAGPGRILAAARLR; from the coding sequence ATGCGAGCATTCATCACGGCGCTGATCGCGGCCTGGCTGGCCCTTGCGGGCGACGCGCGGGCCGATGGCAGCCCGGTCGTGGTGGAGCTCTTCACCTCGCAGGGGTGCTCGTCCTGTCCGCCGGCCGATGCGCTCATCGCCGAGCTGTCGAAGCGCGAGGATGTCATCCCGCTCGCGCTCCATGTGGATTACTGGGATTACATCGGCTGGAAGGATATCTTCGCCGACCCCGCCCATACCCGCCGGCAGAAAGCCTATGCGCGCGCCGCCGGCTCGCGGTCGATCTACACGCCGCAGATGGTCGTCGGCGGGCAGGACCACGTGGTCGGCTACCGGCCGATGGACCTTGCCCAGTTGATCGAGGCCCATCGCGGGCTGTCGAGCCCGGTGACGCTGACGCTGGAGCGCGACGGCGACACGGTGACGGTGCGGGCGCGCTCGGAGCAGACCTTCGAGGAGGACGTGGTGCTGCAGATCGTGCGCTACGAGCCTTCCGAGGAGGTCGAGATCAAGCACGGCGAGAACGCGGGCAAGACGCTGCACTACTCCAATATCGTGGAGGTGTGGAACGCGGTGGCGCGCTGGGATGGCGCAAAGCCCTTGGTCATGACGCTCAAGACCAAGGACGAGGAGCCCATCGTCGCGATCATCCAGCGCGCGGGGCCGGGTCGAATCCTGGCGGCTGCACGGCTGCGCTGA